Proteins co-encoded in one Erwinia sp. genomic window:
- a CDS encoding hypothetical protein (ID:JIFNMEKO_01156;~source:Prodigal:2.6) — MFGNLYNVAARVIPQQTALWYRYKSRTSDDLGKWVAQYHPPESITGSWQAVDTQDVQEMGLVTGKVYRRLYTSHDIHAIQRGDAPDYLVFNGKRYDVTGDADWYAQDGWKSVLCIEAGNYDG; from the coding sequence ATGTTTGGCAATCTCTACAACGTGGCCGCACGGGTGATCCCACAGCAGACGGCCCTCTGGTATCGGTATAAGTCGCGCACGTCAGACGACCTTGGCAAATGGGTAGCACAGTACCATCCGCCCGAATCGATCACGGGTAGCTGGCAGGCGGTGGATACACAGGATGTACAGGAGATGGGGCTGGTGACCGGCAAAGTTTATCGGCGGCTCTACACTTCGCACGATATTCACGCCATCCAGCGGGGGGATGCACCGGATTATCTGGTGTTCAACGGTAAGCGCTATGACGTCACCGGTGATGCGGACTGGTACGCACAGGACGGCTGGAAGTCTGTTCTTTGCATTGAGGCTGGAAACTATGACGGATAA
- a CDS encoding hypothetical protein (ID:JIFNMEKO_01157;~source:Prodigal:2.6), with translation MTDNEVYIAIRHQMLAQMNGAGLSIPVVAGFQSTKQGREDSFVMFFPINEAGHGWQSRNYHVAGTDANHKETQLVEKTLQVQGLVSDASELTATDLTATVRMIVNSLPFVDALKKQGVGIQRASGIRTPYFINDQGDYEQNPSFDFNVTFHREIFLNTTAVKALYPDIHRI, from the coding sequence ATGACGGATAACGAAGTTTATATCGCCATCCGACACCAGATGCTGGCGCAAATGAATGGTGCGGGGCTTTCGATACCTGTTGTTGCCGGTTTCCAGTCAACAAAGCAGGGGAGGGAAGATAGCTTTGTGATGTTCTTTCCCATCAACGAGGCAGGCCACGGATGGCAGTCGCGAAACTATCATGTTGCTGGCACGGATGCGAATCACAAAGAAACTCAGTTGGTAGAAAAAACGTTGCAGGTTCAGGGGCTGGTTTCCGATGCCAGTGAACTTACAGCGACCGACCTGACTGCCACGGTTCGAATGATAGTGAACTCACTACCTTTTGTTGATGCGCTAAAAAAACAGGGTGTGGGGATACAACGTGCTTCTGGTATTCGAACGCCTTATTTTATCAATGACCAGGGGGATTATGAACAGAACCCCTCGTTTGATTTTAACGTCACATTCCACCGCGAAATATTCCTAAACACCACGGCAGTAAAAGCGCTTTATCCTGATATTCACCGCATTTAA
- a CDS encoding hypothetical protein (ID:JIFNMEKO_01158;~source:Prodigal:2.6), translating to MPIKQTRYVSIASAVIGASAVPMRKLTGRIFSQNAKIPSGDVLEFASGQIDEFLGSSSPEANFSRQYFSYTSPAPVNKPRELQVAPWVVTGRAPTLSGGNAASLDELKAITTGTLTVIIGNIRKELTEIDLSTVKSYADVASTVQQKLTAESEPAFASARVTFIAISGTFELGGGVPERANINVESSALADAMGLSRGQVFPGNTAQTPLEAFMAAEKISDSFGSATFIDPLTLEQAVALAQYVAGENVKYQLHLNISATDTEDFSAALTGTASTALNLKTEENFYAQALPMAVMAATDYDRTNATTNYMFRQFGVTFPAQVTADLDADKLDKLRVNYYGETAVAGSQIAFYQRGFLCGPGTAPLDMSVHANEQWLKAYIAQQWFSLLLATRGVPANRDGEARAMMIIAGAVTKAVNNGTILPGKTLSDVQKLAVADASGDDLAWHDIQDKGYWYNAQIVESTGPSGLPEYVMKYVLIYGKGDWVRKVEGSHNLV from the coding sequence ATGCCAATCAAACAAACACGCTATGTCAGCATTGCGAGTGCGGTTATTGGCGCGTCTGCTGTACCGATGCGCAAACTGACGGGCCGCATATTCTCTCAAAACGCAAAAATTCCATCGGGTGATGTGCTGGAATTCGCCAGCGGTCAAATTGATGAGTTTCTGGGGAGCAGCTCTCCCGAAGCGAATTTTTCCCGGCAATATTTCAGCTATACCAGCCCGGCTCCCGTCAATAAACCGAGAGAATTGCAGGTAGCACCTTGGGTAGTAACCGGTCGGGCACCGACTCTTTCGGGAGGTAATGCGGCCAGTCTGGATGAGTTGAAGGCGATCACTACCGGAACACTCACGGTGATTATCGGTAATATTCGTAAGGAACTCACCGAAATCGATCTTTCTACGGTCAAGTCCTACGCAGATGTTGCCTCGACCGTACAGCAAAAGCTAACGGCTGAATCTGAACCCGCTTTCGCTTCTGCCAGAGTGACCTTTATCGCTATTAGCGGCACGTTTGAACTCGGTGGTGGCGTGCCGGAACGAGCAAACATCAACGTTGAGTCTTCCGCTCTTGCGGATGCGATGGGTTTATCTCGCGGACAAGTCTTTCCCGGAAACACCGCACAAACCCCGCTGGAAGCCTTTATGGCGGCCGAAAAAATCTCAGATTCGTTCGGCAGTGCGACTTTTATCGACCCACTGACGCTCGAGCAGGCCGTTGCCCTGGCTCAGTATGTGGCAGGTGAGAATGTGAAATACCAGCTACATCTGAATATTTCCGCAACGGATACGGAGGATTTTAGCGCGGCGCTGACAGGCACTGCGTCAACGGCGCTGAACCTGAAAACCGAAGAAAATTTTTATGCTCAGGCGTTACCTATGGCGGTCATGGCGGCAACGGACTATGACCGTACAAATGCCACCACCAACTATATGTTTCGTCAGTTTGGCGTGACGTTCCCGGCACAGGTAACCGCTGATCTGGACGCCGATAAGCTGGATAAATTGCGCGTCAACTATTACGGCGAAACGGCGGTGGCGGGTTCACAAATTGCATTTTACCAGCGTGGTTTTCTGTGCGGGCCCGGTACCGCACCGCTGGACATGAGTGTTCATGCCAATGAGCAGTGGTTAAAGGCATACATTGCACAGCAATGGTTTTCTTTATTGCTGGCGACGCGGGGCGTACCTGCAAACCGCGATGGCGAGGCCAGGGCAATGATGATTATTGCCGGAGCCGTGACCAAAGCAGTGAATAACGGCACCATCCTGCCCGGTAAAACGCTCTCGGATGTGCAGAAACTCGCGGTGGCCGATGCGTCTGGTGACGATTTAGCGTGGCACGATATTCAGGACAAAGGCTACTGGTACAACGCACAGATTGTTGAAAGTACCGGGCCATCTGGCTTGCCGGAATACGTGATGAAATACGTACTGATTTACGGCAAAGGCGACTGGGTACGTAAGGTCGAAGGCTCGCACAACCTGGTATAA
- a CDS encoding hypothetical protein (ID:JIFNMEKO_01159;~source:Prodigal:2.6), producing the protein MNDVSATGLSLLVQASTTFPAGILVTAFADDADPFDLPAVDIAQTGMDINGNLVSWSTPTPQAVTINVLPGSEEDQNLAILLEANTAKRGRRHAGDIITLVASYGDGATTTARNGKITNGSRGNSAASGGRLKSKAYTFVFQDFDSTRVR; encoded by the coding sequence ATGAATGATGTATCTGCAACCGGCCTCAGCCTGTTGGTTCAGGCCAGTACAACTTTTCCGGCAGGGATACTGGTAACGGCTTTCGCCGATGATGCCGATCCGTTCGATCTGCCTGCTGTCGATATCGCCCAGACCGGCATGGATATCAATGGCAATCTGGTGTCCTGGTCAACACCAACCCCGCAGGCTGTGACGATAAACGTGCTACCGGGGAGTGAAGAAGATCAGAATCTGGCGATCCTGCTGGAGGCCAACACGGCGAAACGTGGCCGCAGACATGCTGGAGATATTATTACTCTCGTGGCGTCCTACGGTGACGGCGCGACCACTACCGCGCGAAACGGGAAAATCACCAACGGTAGTCGGGGTAACTCCGCTGCCAGCGGTGGGCGTCTTAAATCAAAGGCTTATACCTTTGTGTTCCAGGACTTTGACAGTACGCGCGTTCGTTAA
- a CDS encoding hypothetical protein (ID:JIFNMEKO_01160;~source:Prodigal:2.6) codes for MLIKPKDIEIKDVDGEMHTFVISRLPATLGREILAKYPLSNAPKIGDYEISKEAMLKMMAHVAVVRDGAEICLKTQTLIDNHVPDGEALIRLELEMLRYNTSFFGNAGSKGFLPYLLGKISDSLPSIIKTLMDSLQSSSQKNSPASQNSKPQ; via the coding sequence ATGCTCATTAAGCCGAAAGATATTGAAATTAAAGATGTTGATGGTGAGATGCACACCTTTGTGATCAGCCGACTGCCCGCTACGCTGGGGCGTGAAATCCTGGCAAAATATCCGCTATCGAACGCACCTAAAATTGGCGACTACGAAATCAGTAAAGAAGCCATGCTGAAAATGATGGCTCATGTGGCAGTCGTGCGGGATGGTGCGGAAATTTGCCTGAAAACCCAGACGCTGATTGATAACCATGTACCGGACGGTGAAGCGCTGATCCGCCTTGAACTGGAGATGCTGAGGTACAACACCAGTTTTTTCGGCAACGCCGGGAGCAAAGGTTTCCTGCCTTACCTGCTGGGCAAAATCAGCGATTCGCTCCCGTCGATTATAAAAACGCTGATGGATTCTTTGCAGTCATCATCTCAGAAAAACTCGCCAGCTTCACAGAACTCAAAACCTCAATAG
- a CDS encoding hypothetical protein (ID:JIFNMEKO_01161;~source:Prodigal:2.6) — MSLLDTFVQVFEFDTRQADAAFKNVQRSTDDIIDGMKQAQHEADKAAKSVSDFASGTETSVAALARKTLGVLGVLLGVSSIFSESVSRAEEVEALDKLGKKINVATADVDAFAGSVAELGGARESAQADLSAMAKAFGGTTDSMEKILATADKVKGMNFDKAKAHLANLGVTDDKTIELMMKGRHEMERMMGLQKEYSGITKESIEQSRRFNQAMQGFRQSSGLLKNSFLEMVLPYLTKGMEFLSKFVGFCRENKNLIIGFFLAVGVAVAAYYVPPMLAAAAATLAATWPILAIIAIIAALAAAFALVYDDIMNFIDGNDSMIGRILDAYPELKQVIMTLWEAFKTLFEYLKIAAKFVADVVVDAYNTMNNALNQFIGWLLESIKSLVKWGSQFGGVFDNVADAVVGIFTWMWEQVQKVIGWISGGLDTIQKGWSKVKGWFGADDEKELTVERKISAEGEVTHRIPEAEPPSPQQDTQNMVEQGKAQIAAANNHPLNPVTSQAISNRSSVKNETTLNIGEVKVETKATDAKGMAAGTKDALQEQLQDLGQQTQTGLAI; from the coding sequence ATGTCTCTGTTAGATACCTTTGTGCAGGTGTTTGAATTCGACACCCGGCAGGCCGACGCGGCGTTTAAAAATGTTCAGCGTTCTACCGACGATATTATTGATGGTATGAAACAGGCCCAGCATGAAGCCGATAAAGCGGCAAAAAGCGTCAGTGATTTTGCCAGCGGCACGGAAACCAGCGTTGCCGCATTAGCCCGGAAAACCCTTGGGGTACTCGGCGTATTGTTGGGGGTATCTTCCATTTTCAGCGAGTCTGTTTCACGCGCGGAGGAAGTGGAGGCGCTTGATAAGCTGGGCAAGAAGATCAATGTGGCAACGGCGGATGTGGATGCTTTCGCAGGTTCAGTTGCCGAACTGGGGGGCGCGAGGGAAAGCGCTCAGGCTGATTTGTCGGCAATGGCAAAAGCCTTTGGCGGCACCACGGACTCTATGGAGAAAATCCTCGCTACAGCAGATAAAGTAAAGGGGATGAACTTTGATAAAGCCAAAGCGCACCTTGCAAACCTGGGGGTGACGGACGACAAAACGATTGAGTTGATGATGAAGGGCCGTCATGAGATGGAACGCATGATGGGCCTTCAAAAAGAATACTCTGGCATTACCAAAGAGAGTATTGAACAGTCCCGGCGCTTTAACCAGGCCATGCAGGGGTTCAGGCAATCATCCGGCCTGTTAAAAAACAGCTTCCTCGAAATGGTGTTGCCTTACCTGACTAAGGGCATGGAATTCTTAAGTAAATTTGTTGGTTTTTGCCGGGAAAATAAGAACCTCATCATCGGTTTTTTCCTCGCGGTCGGTGTGGCGGTTGCAGCGTACTACGTTCCTCCGATGCTTGCCGCCGCCGCTGCCACGCTGGCAGCAACCTGGCCAATACTCGCTATTATCGCCATCATTGCCGCGCTTGCCGCCGCGTTCGCGCTGGTTTACGACGACATCATGAATTTTATCGACGGTAATGATTCAATGATCGGGCGAATTCTTGATGCCTATCCTGAACTTAAACAGGTCATTATGACGCTGTGGGAAGCATTTAAGACCCTGTTTGAGTACCTGAAAATAGCCGCTAAATTCGTTGCTGATGTGGTGGTTGATGCTTACAACACAATGAATAACGCCCTGAACCAGTTTATTGGCTGGTTGCTGGAGTCAATAAAAAGTCTGGTTAAATGGGGATCACAGTTTGGGGGCGTCTTCGATAACGTGGCGGATGCCGTTGTCGGCATATTTACCTGGATGTGGGAGCAGGTGCAGAAGGTGATTGGCTGGATAAGCGGCGGTCTGGATACAATCCAGAAAGGCTGGTCAAAAGTGAAGGGCTGGTTCGGTGCTGATGATGAAAAAGAACTCACCGTAGAGCGCAAAATCAGCGCTGAGGGAGAGGTGACGCACCGTATTCCCGAAGCTGAACCTCCCTCACCACAGCAGGATACACAGAATATGGTCGAGCAGGGAAAAGCCCAGATTGCAGCGGCGAATAATCACCCTCTTAACCCTGTGACCAGCCAGGCGATCAGCAATCGATCCAGCGTGAAGAATGAAACCACCCTGAATATTGGGGAAGTGAAGGTTGAAACCAAAGCAACCGATGCTAAAGGCATGGCGGCGGGCACGAAAGACGCATTGCAGGAGCAGTTGCAGGATTTGGGGCAGCAAACGCAAACGGGGCTGGCAATATGA
- a CDS encoding hypothetical protein (ID:JIFNMEKO_01162;~source:Prodigal:2.6), with amino-acid sequence MITDVKIFDTDSFTTLFETASPIKINVRDEHKATTSQVESGETRSDHVVVQAVEIGMDLILSGELKNAFGLMQQAWEQNKLVGIQTRVKTYQPMLLVNFYHDETAEMADAIQLSLRFTEWRSVTPEYGDLPPKKVQKPSQSSTVKRGGAQTKSVSEERKKSVLVRVLGG; translated from the coding sequence ATGATCACTGACGTAAAAATCTTCGATACCGACAGTTTTACCACGTTGTTTGAAACCGCCAGCCCGATAAAAATCAATGTCCGCGACGAGCACAAGGCCACCACTTCTCAGGTCGAGTCAGGGGAAACCCGTAGCGATCATGTTGTTGTGCAGGCCGTGGAAATTGGCATGGATCTGATTTTATCCGGTGAGCTTAAAAATGCTTTTGGCCTGATGCAACAAGCCTGGGAACAGAACAAGCTGGTAGGCATTCAGACCAGAGTTAAAACCTACCAGCCCATGCTGCTGGTCAATTTCTACCACGATGAGACTGCTGAGATGGCCGATGCTATCCAGTTGTCTTTACGGTTCACCGAGTGGCGCAGTGTAACACCCGAATACGGAGATCTACCGCCCAAAAAAGTTCAGAAGCCCTCACAGTCCAGTACCGTTAAAAGGGGCGGTGCACAGACAAAATCGGTATCCGAAGAACGGAAAAAATCGGTTTTGGTCAGGGTATTGGGAGGATAA
- a CDS encoding hypothetical protein (ID:JIFNMEKO_01163;~source:Prodigal:2.6), translating into MREIPLNPVPNQRLQITIDDNRWDLTIKVARNMMVCDMRLNDEVVMLATRATTDAPLIPYHHLASAGNFAFITERDALPWYEEFGKTQSLVFWGPDD; encoded by the coding sequence ATGCGTGAAATACCGTTAAACCCGGTGCCGAACCAGCGCCTGCAAATTACCATTGATGATAACCGCTGGGATCTGACGATCAAAGTCGCGCGAAATATGATGGTGTGTGACATGCGCCTCAATGATGAGGTTGTCATGCTGGCAACCAGGGCGACAACAGATGCACCCTTAATACCTTATCACCATCTGGCCTCCGCAGGTAATTTTGCGTTTATTACAGAACGGGATGCTTTGCCCTGGTATGAGGAATTTGGCAAAACGCAAAGCCTGGTATTCTGGGGGCCGGATGATTGA
- a CDS encoding hypothetical protein (ID:JIFNMEKO_01164;~source:Prodigal:2.6), producing MIDLRRIRVGVEVSGRIQWYEGIRVKASGTKYANPLQNECTVSIDGLNATTRNMLLTETSPYNKSKQPARLILEAGRASTGVFRLFVGDIVSAEPSSPPDVTLTLKAKTGNGSARDIVATSSGAMGKLSDISAGIARDCGVRLDFQATDKNIANWYFCGSALKQVERLQDGGGVKAFIDDDVLYVKDSAQAVKGRIKIVNQNTGMVGLPRATEKGLDVTWLIDGESSLGGTLRLESKFNPSLNGDYIIEQLKFDVASHDDPFFYQATCKRA from the coding sequence ATGATTGATTTAAGGCGGATCAGGGTGGGGGTAGAAGTCAGCGGGCGTATACAGTGGTATGAAGGGATACGGGTAAAGGCCAGCGGTACCAAATATGCTAATCCGTTGCAGAATGAATGCACGGTCAGCATTGATGGCCTGAATGCGACCACCCGCAATATGCTGTTGACGGAAACAAGCCCTTATAACAAAAGCAAGCAGCCTGCCCGACTTATACTGGAAGCCGGGAGGGCGAGTACCGGCGTATTTCGCCTTTTCGTGGGGGATATTGTCAGTGCTGAACCCTCCAGCCCGCCTGACGTCACGCTAACGCTGAAAGCAAAAACGGGTAACGGCAGTGCGCGGGATATAGTGGCAACGTCTTCCGGGGCGATGGGTAAGCTGAGTGATATATCCGCAGGGATTGCACGGGACTGCGGTGTACGTCTGGACTTTCAGGCCACGGATAAAAATATCGCTAACTGGTACTTTTGCGGTTCGGCGCTGAAACAAGTTGAACGGTTGCAGGATGGCGGCGGCGTTAAAGCCTTTATTGACGATGATGTATTGTATGTGAAGGATTCTGCGCAAGCAGTCAAAGGGCGTATCAAAATCGTTAACCAGAATACCGGTATGGTCGGGCTACCCAGGGCCACCGAAAAAGGTCTTGATGTTACCTGGCTTATCGACGGTGAATCCAGTCTGGGGGGTACGTTAAGGCTGGAGAGTAAATTTAACCCTTCTTTAAATGGTGATTACATCATAGAGCAGCTTAAGTTCGATGTTGCGTCACACGACGATCCCTTCTTTTATCAGGCTACCTGTAAACGGGCTTAA
- a CDS encoding hypothetical protein (ID:JIFNMEKO_01165;~source:Prodigal:2.6), with protein sequence MGAFRNLMMNTDDMLPATVVSYDDATNRAVIKPLVMMVSTEGQRIARAPVHNIPVFRFGGGGFFIRVPLKPGDFGWLKANDRDISLIFQRGGLEDEPNTHRLKSFSDAMFFPDSVKGWIVDGKNIDALVVQSLDGSVCLALHNGQAVLDTPVFEVNATESIFNGNVTVNGNHQTNGNSGSNGGTMRHNGKNIGADHQHSGVQPGSGNSGVPV encoded by the coding sequence ATGGGCGCTTTTCGTAACCTGATGATGAACACCGACGATATGTTACCCGCAACGGTGGTCAGTTATGACGATGCCACGAATCGCGCGGTGATTAAACCACTGGTGATGATGGTGTCAACTGAAGGGCAGAGAATAGCCCGCGCCCCTGTTCATAATATTCCTGTTTTCCGCTTTGGCGGCGGCGGGTTCTTTATCCGGGTACCGCTAAAACCGGGAGATTTTGGCTGGCTGAAAGCCAATGATCGCGATATCAGTCTGATTTTTCAGCGCGGCGGTCTGGAGGATGAGCCTAATACCCACCGGCTGAAATCATTCAGTGATGCGATGTTTTTTCCAGACAGCGTTAAAGGCTGGATTGTGGATGGCAAAAATATCGATGCGCTGGTTGTCCAGTCGCTGGATGGCAGCGTGTGTCTGGCGTTGCATAACGGGCAGGCGGTGCTGGATACGCCAGTGTTTGAGGTTAACGCCACTGAGAGCATTTTTAACGGCAATGTGACGGTGAACGGTAATCACCAGACCAACGGTAACAGTGGGTCAAACGGCGGGACTATGCGACATAACGGTAAAAATATTGGCGCTGATCACCAGCATAGCGGTGTTCAGCCGGGATCGGGCAACAGCGGGGTACCGGTATGA
- a CDS encoding hypothetical protein (ID:JIFNMEKO_01166;~source:Prodigal:2.6) — protein sequence MMTFDVTEGNDIYLGNDGNLALVRDEAAVKNCCMHYARALRGEMLHRMDKGIPYWKTTFGRDADLPMFEAAFRDRMREISQVLAVDSFSASIENNELHYTAVISTLYGRITLNV from the coding sequence ATGATGACGTTTGATGTTACTGAAGGTAATGATATTTACCTCGGAAACGATGGCAACCTGGCTTTGGTTCGTGATGAAGCGGCGGTGAAAAACTGCTGCATGCACTATGCCAGAGCGTTACGGGGTGAAATGCTGCACAGGATGGACAAGGGAATACCTTACTGGAAAACCACCTTTGGACGCGATGCTGATTTGCCAATGTTTGAGGCGGCATTCCGCGACCGTATGCGGGAAATTTCTCAAGTTTTGGCAGTCGATTCCTTTTCTGCATCGATTGAAAACAACGAGCTTCATTACACCGCCGTGATCAGCACCCTCTACGGGAGGATAACGCTTAATGTCTGA
- a CDS encoding hypothetical protein (ID:JIFNMEKO_01167;~source:Prodigal:2.6) — protein MSDYQFIASTGVIIPDTSTLREQVENEFRDVFGQEIDLSPETPQGALVTMEVENRDAIARNNAELANQINPDIAGGIFLDAIWALMGGQRLSATHSFLTNVEFAGVPQTLIPKGSLAETQAGDAFETTSVLIIGNDGVTKGDMRSVETGPVGCGAGGLVRVASSVLGWETVNNPADAVLGRVAESDIRTRRRRRNTLAKNTVSVGEAITSALYDIESVGSLSYRENYTDADQVIDGVSLVKHSIYVCVDGGPREEIAVALLRTKTVGAAYNGSEMVEVTEPSSGQVYNVKFDRPKEITVFCRVTVRKSPFDAQTLIPDAVEKWVAGETDTDDGLAVGRDVSPFEIAAAVNVVEPRLFVLKVELSTDGVAWSTDVIPVQIDAVARLRRNAVQVVIL, from the coding sequence ATGTCTGATTATCAGTTTATAGCAAGCACAGGAGTGATTATCCCTGATACCTCCACTTTGCGGGAGCAGGTAGAAAATGAGTTCCGGGATGTCTTTGGTCAGGAAATTGACCTGTCGCCGGAAACACCGCAGGGTGCTCTTGTCACAATGGAAGTGGAAAATCGGGACGCCATCGCCCGCAATAACGCAGAACTGGCGAACCAGATTAACCCGGATATTGCAGGGGGGATCTTTCTCGATGCTATCTGGGCGCTGATGGGCGGGCAGCGGCTGTCCGCAACACATTCTTTTTTGACGAATGTTGAGTTTGCAGGCGTACCACAGACTCTGATACCGAAAGGCTCTCTGGCCGAAACGCAGGCAGGGGATGCGTTTGAAACGACCAGCGTACTGATTATCGGGAATGATGGAGTCACAAAAGGCGATATGCGCTCGGTTGAAACCGGGCCGGTAGGCTGTGGGGCTGGTGGACTTGTCCGGGTGGCAAGTTCAGTTCTGGGCTGGGAAACCGTAAACAATCCGGCTGATGCGGTGCTGGGAAGAGTAGCGGAATCTGACATACGTACCCGGCGTCGTCGCAGGAATACGCTCGCCAAAAACACGGTGAGTGTCGGAGAGGCGATCACTTCGGCGCTGTACGATATCGAAAGTGTGGGATCCCTGTCATATCGTGAAAACTATACGGATGCGGATCAGGTTATTGATGGCGTTTCGCTGGTCAAACACAGTATATATGTTTGTGTCGATGGCGGGCCGCGTGAGGAAATCGCTGTTGCCCTGTTACGTACTAAAACAGTAGGGGCCGCGTACAACGGCAGTGAAATGGTTGAGGTGACAGAGCCGTCCAGTGGTCAGGTGTATAACGTCAAATTTGACAGGCCAAAGGAAATTACCGTGTTTTGTCGGGTGACGGTGCGCAAAAGCCCCTTTGATGCACAGACCCTGATCCCCGATGCGGTTGAAAAATGGGTAGCCGGTGAAACCGATACTGATGATGGCCTGGCGGTCGGGCGTGACGTTTCGCCGTTTGAAATTGCGGCGGCGGTCAATGTGGTTGAACCGCGATTGTTTGTGCTGAAGGTCGAGTTATCCACCGATGGCGTGGCCTGGTCAACAGACGTGATCCCCGTGCAGATAGACGCCGTTGCCAGACTCAGGCGCAACGCTGTACAGGTGGTCATCTTATGA
- a CDS encoding hypothetical protein (ID:JIFNMEKO_01168;~source:Prodigal:2.6) — protein MTIQSPDFHSDMLKAILWQYENSDNIKALAHYKSEYFNRVTVEFWRNWYRDVFNIDTADDFGLAVWGRILDVPLGIDVPPSDKNKMGYGFGSNKRNFKSNFRRNADYTLTLTTTQKRLLVRMRYFTLTESPTVTNINAFLRRFLSDENGKVFVLDPLDMSYIWYVFNFNPGESLRLLLDNFDLLPRPSGVGAKYRIVTRQTFGFGENRKNFTNNFGK, from the coding sequence ATGACAATACAGTCCCCTGATTTTCATTCCGACATGCTGAAAGCCATTCTGTGGCAGTATGAAAATTCGGATAACATTAAAGCACTGGCACACTATAAATCTGAGTATTTTAACCGGGTGACGGTAGAGTTCTGGCGTAACTGGTATCGCGATGTGTTTAATATCGATACCGCGGATGATTTTGGTCTGGCGGTATGGGGGCGCATTCTGGATGTACCGCTGGGTATTGATGTTCCTCCCAGCGACAAAAATAAAATGGGTTATGGTTTCGGCTCTAATAAACGCAATTTTAAATCCAATTTCAGGCGCAACGCCGATTACACCCTGACGCTGACCACAACGCAGAAGCGCCTGCTGGTGAGAATGCGCTACTTTACCCTGACGGAAAGCCCAACGGTAACCAATATTAACGCCTTTCTTCGGCGTTTTTTAAGCGATGAGAACGGCAAAGTATTTGTCCTCGATCCCCTCGATATGTCTTACATCTGGTACGTATTTAATTTTAACCCGGGTGAAAGTCTGCGCCTGTTATTAGATAACTTTGACCTGCTACCCCGACCTTCGGGAGTAGGGGCTAAATACCGTATTGTCACCCGTCAGACATTCGGCTTTGGCGAAAATCGTAAAAACTTCACCAATAACTTCGGAAAATAA